Proteins encoded by one window of Chryseobacterium sp. POL2:
- a CDS encoding porin family protein, giving the protein MKKTLLGSALTIATLASAQIDFNATRFGLTAGATYSRVQNAHNPSGPRYSVQGGLLALTPIGSDDQFYIQTELTYFGAGETGDKKEEKKNKWPHAVYANNYLSLPISFKAYFSEGESEFFALGGPRFDFLINQKVKNIPAKREDYAIDKYGKANKFNIGVGAGFGYSYKRQWEITARYDMHLMDTYPDLKNSPIEMATSDPNVAKKKNEHIISLSLSYIFE; this is encoded by the coding sequence ATGAAAAAAACGCTGTTAGGAAGTGCTCTCACCATTGCAACATTGGCAAGTGCACAGATTGATTTTAATGCAACCAGATTTGGATTAACAGCTGGCGCAACTTACTCAAGAGTGCAAAATGCTCATAATCCTTCTGGACCTAGATACTCTGTTCAAGGTGGGCTTTTAGCTTTAACACCAATAGGATCGGATGATCAATTTTACATCCAAACAGAGTTAACTTATTTTGGAGCTGGTGAAACTGGTGATAAAAAAGAAGAGAAAAAAAATAAATGGCCTCATGCAGTTTATGCTAATAATTATTTAAGCTTACCAATAAGTTTTAAAGCTTATTTTTCTGAAGGTGAAAGCGAGTTTTTTGCATTAGGTGGACCACGATTTGATTTTTTGATTAATCAAAAAGTTAAAAATATTCCAGCTAAAAGAGAAGATTATGCGATCGACAAATATGGAAAAGCTAACAAGTTTAATATTGGTGTAGGCGCAGGATTTGGATATAGCTACAAGCGTCAATGGGAAATTACAGCAAGATACGACATGCATCTTATGGATACATATCCGGATCTTAAAAATTCTCCGATAGAAATGGCCACTTCGGATCCTAATGTCGCTAAAAAGAAAAATGAGCATATCATCAGCTTATCATTATCTTATATTTTTGAATAA
- a CDS encoding thymidylate synthase — MQNYLDLLQHIKDNGTDKTDRTGTGTRSVFGYQLRYDLSKGFPLVTTKKLHLKSIIYELLWFLKGDTNIKYLNDNGVSIWDEWANENGDLGPVYGAQWRSWQGADGKIVDQITDVIDQIKKNPDSRRLIVSAWNVAEIPNMALAPCHAMFQFYVADGKLSLQLYQRSADVFLGVPFNIASYALLLMMVAQVCDLEVGDYVHSFGDVHIYNNHFEQVERQLSREPKALPTMKLNPEIKNIFDFDFEDFTLENYDPYPGIKAPVAV, encoded by the coding sequence ATGCAAAACTATTTGGATCTCCTTCAACACATCAAAGACAACGGAACTGACAAAACCGACCGTACCGGAACGGGCACTAGAAGCGTGTTTGGTTATCAATTGCGTTATGATCTATCCAAAGGTTTTCCTCTTGTAACCACCAAAAAACTCCATCTCAAATCAATTATTTATGAATTGTTGTGGTTTTTAAAAGGCGACACAAATATTAAATATCTTAATGATAATGGTGTATCGATCTGGGACGAATGGGCGAATGAAAATGGCGACCTTGGTCCTGTCTATGGCGCGCAATGGCGAAGCTGGCAAGGTGCCGATGGGAAAATTGTTGACCAAATAACCGACGTAATCGATCAAATCAAAAAAAATCCAGATTCTCGCCGACTAATCGTTTCTGCTTGGAACGTTGCCGAAATACCGAATATGGCTTTAGCACCTTGTCACGCGATGTTTCAGTTTTATGTAGCAGACGGAAAATTGTCATTACAACTGTACCAAAGAAGTGCTGATGTCTTTTTGGGCGTTCCTTTTAACATTGCGAGTTATGCGTTGTTATTGATGATGGTAGCGCAGGTTTGCGATTTGGAAGTTGGCGATTACGTTCATAGTTTTGGCGATGTTCATATTTACAACAACCATTTTGAACAAGTAGAAAGACAACTTTCCCGTGAACCAAAAGCACTTCCAACAATGAAATTAAATCCAGAAATAAAAAATATTTTTGATTTTGATTTTGAGGATTTTACCTTAGAAAATTACGATCCTTATCCAGGAATAAAAGCACCTGTAGCGGTGTAA
- a CDS encoding T9SS type A sorting domain-containing protein, producing the protein MKKTILLFTGLLASWCFGQTIPTPVYHHSFSESLSANNFTVSTTKISLDTDRNEEANKSAKLEADHGAIKLTPTSSHFNNLRSSGTISMWYKHEGTGASAFGSDKPLVYWSNKQTFYQEALLFALTNDGKVKVASYVSTNPNGNGHSASQVGGEFPTTDFGWNHFTLTWNMGTNGYIKAYVNGKKIIDTAAPIFSIPSTSSPDIYFTGFSDTHSSSLYGNIDEIKVFTQVLDDSQIAKMFAQELPTFCEVNIPDTNFKNALVNHHLTDNFPKVDLNGDGKIQCMEAKVYNSTLMLTKKNISDLTGIETFTMLGGLAAGENNLTNVDISNNKRLTQINVGLNQLTSLNVANGNNTKFIVMLAYFNPNLTCIQVDSIASTSTWTNHNFDSRSKYSENCSGTMAVSDINKKQIMLSPNPTAGMVKLSEKADVQVFDTSGRLIGSYKNVENVDLSTQKQGAYILKLNNDNGTQTTKIIKN; encoded by the coding sequence ATGAAAAAAACAATTTTACTTTTTACAGGATTACTTGCTTCTTGGTGTTTCGGACAAACAATTCCGACACCTGTATATCATCATTCGTTTTCGGAAAGCTTATCAGCAAATAATTTTACTGTTAGTACAACAAAAATTAGCCTCGATACAGACCGTAATGAAGAAGCAAATAAATCAGCAAAGTTAGAAGCTGATCATGGTGCTATAAAGCTTACGCCAACTTCGTCTCATTTTAACAATCTGAGAAGCAGTGGAACCATCTCCATGTGGTACAAACATGAAGGTACTGGTGCAAGTGCTTTTGGAAGCGACAAACCTTTGGTGTATTGGTCCAACAAGCAAACATTTTACCAAGAGGCTTTACTTTTCGCGTTAACCAATGATGGGAAAGTAAAAGTAGCTTCCTACGTTAGTACCAACCCCAATGGCAACGGACACTCTGCATCACAAGTTGGAGGAGAATTTCCGACTACAGATTTTGGTTGGAATCACTTTACTTTAACTTGGAATATGGGAACTAACGGATACATAAAAGCTTACGTTAACGGCAAAAAAATAATCGATACTGCGGCGCCTATTTTTTCCATCCCATCTACCAGCTCTCCTGATATTTATTTCACTGGATTTAGTGATACCCATTCCAGCTCTTTATACGGAAATATAGATGAAATTAAGGTTTTCACGCAAGTTCTCGACGACTCACAAATCGCCAAGATGTTCGCTCAAGAATTACCCACTTTTTGCGAAGTCAATATTCCCGATACCAATTTTAAAAATGCTTTGGTCAACCACCATTTAACCGATAATTTCCCGAAAGTGGATCTTAATGGTGATGGAAAAATCCAATGTATGGAAGCTAAAGTTTACAACTCGACGTTAATGCTTACCAAAAAGAACATATCAGACCTTACAGGAATAGAAACTTTCACGATGCTTGGGGGGCTTGCTGCGGGCGAAAATAATTTAACCAATGTTGATATAAGCAATAATAAACGCTTAACCCAGATTAATGTGGGGCTTAACCAATTGACTTCTTTAAATGTTGCTAATGGAAACAACACCAAATTTATTGTAATGTTGGCTTATTTCAACCCCAACTTAACCTGCATACAAGTTGATAGCATTGCAAGTACGAGCACTTGGACCAACCACAATTTTGATTCTCGGTCAAAATACAGCGAAAACTGTAGCGGTACTATGGCGGTTTCTGATATTAACAAGAAACAAATAATGCTTTCTCCTAATCCAACAGCTGGCATGGTAAAATTATCAGAAAAAGCAGATGTACAAGTTTTTGATACTTCGGGAAGATTAATTGGTTCTTACAAAAATGTAGAAAATGTGGATTTATCTACTCAAAAGCAAGGTGCTTATATCTTGAAATTAAACAATGATAACGGCACACAAACGACGAAAATTATTAAAAACTAA
- a CDS encoding M1 family metallopeptidase has protein sequence MKKLILSVSLIGIFLPELSFAQTETSGREKVYRATHTKMTELKHTKLKVSFDYEKEHLHGEEWLTAAPFFYPTDSLVLNAKAMLIHEVALDKNGSKQTLKYDYKDDILKINLDKVYSKNQDYTVYIKYTARPNEVKQKGSAAINDAKGLYFINAQGKDPDKPVQIWTQGETESSSAWFPTIDKTNQKTTQELYMTVPDKYVTLSNGLLKSSTKEANGLRTDYWVMDKKHSPYLFFMGVGDFAVVQDQWKSIPVNYFVEKEYEPYAKQIFGNTPEMIEFFSNKLNYQYPWAKYDQMVGRDYVSGAMENTTATLHGELAQQKPGDLIDENRWEDTIAHELFHHWFGDLVTAESWSNLTVNESFADYSEYLWNEHKYGKDEADYKLIKSLQAYKMNPANFSKNLVRFDYDSREDVFDSVTYNKGGGILHMLRNYLGDDAFFAGLNDYLKTYEYGNAEAQQLRLSLEKVSGKDLNWFFNQWYYGSGHPKLSINYTYEPVKKQVNVSVTQTQSGPYFQFPLAIDVYENGIPKRYNVWADAKASQSFTFNFSQQPNLVNVNADQVLLTEISDTKTADQYFVQYTKAKEFKSRYLAVEFAKENIDKNPSVLKILAAALKDSSHRIRILALGALDLSKPEQAKLLIKDVENIAQNDPKTLAQAAAISALSKTKDKKYLNIYEKASAAISNAVKGNAIAALADIDSQKVIPLMENIDLSNASEDLTSKLLPIIVKNKIASQMASIGSQAAFYPFIKFQDPELGAVAEEAYNWIMTSDDTKATKAVTKILSQAKSEISSNPQAKMMLTQILKDGLNKKMQLLKDNPKSQSLHEQIDALNKTIEDYSH, from the coding sequence ATGAAAAAACTTATTTTATCAGTAAGTTTAATCGGGATATTTTTACCAGAATTATCTTTTGCACAAACCGAAACTTCGGGTAGAGAAAAAGTCTATCGTGCCACACACACCAAAATGACAGAACTAAAACACACCAAACTAAAAGTTAGTTTCGATTATGAAAAAGAACATCTTCATGGTGAAGAATGGCTGACAGCAGCGCCCTTTTTCTATCCAACAGATTCTTTGGTTCTCAATGCGAAAGCAATGCTTATCCACGAAGTTGCTTTGGATAAAAATGGTTCTAAACAAACTTTAAAATATGATTATAAAGATGATATACTGAAAATTAATCTTGATAAAGTTTATTCAAAAAATCAAGATTATACCGTTTACATCAAATATACAGCGCGCCCAAATGAAGTCAAACAAAAAGGAAGTGCCGCCATCAACGATGCTAAAGGTCTATATTTTATCAATGCACAAGGAAAAGATCCAGACAAGCCTGTACAAATCTGGACACAAGGTGAAACCGAATCGTCTTCGGCTTGGTTCCCAACTATTGATAAAACCAATCAAAAAACAACACAGGAACTTTACATGACGGTTCCCGACAAATATGTCACACTTTCTAACGGACTTCTAAAAAGCTCAACCAAAGAAGCTAATGGCTTGCGAACAGATTATTGGGTGATGGACAAAAAACATTCGCCATATCTTTTCTTCATGGGCGTTGGCGATTTTGCAGTCGTGCAAGACCAATGGAAGAGTATCCCTGTCAATTATTTTGTAGAAAAGGAGTATGAGCCTTATGCGAAACAGATTTTCGGCAACACACCGGAAATGATTGAATTCTTTTCAAACAAGCTAAATTACCAATATCCGTGGGCTAAATATGACCAAATGGTGGGTCGAGATTATGTATCTGGTGCCATGGAAAATACCACTGCAACTTTGCATGGCGAGTTGGCGCAACAAAAACCTGGTGATCTTATCGATGAAAACCGTTGGGAAGATACCATAGCGCACGAATTATTTCACCATTGGTTTGGCGATTTGGTGACTGCCGAAAGTTGGAGCAATCTTACCGTAAACGAAAGTTTTGCTGACTATTCCGAATATCTTTGGAATGAACATAAATACGGCAAAGACGAAGCCGATTATAAACTGATAAAATCTTTGCAAGCCTATAAAATGAATCCAGCTAATTTTTCTAAAAACTTGGTTCGTTTTGATTATGATTCTCGTGAAGATGTTTTCGACTCGGTCACTTATAACAAAGGTGGTGGCATACTTCACATGCTTCGAAATTATCTTGGCGACGATGCTTTTTTTGCTGGGCTTAATGATTATCTTAAAACTTATGAATACGGGAATGCTGAAGCACAACAATTGCGATTGTCCTTGGAAAAAGTTTCTGGAAAGGATCTCAATTGGTTTTTCAACCAATGGTATTATGGATCGGGACATCCCAAATTAAGCATCAATTACACTTACGAACCCGTTAAAAAACAAGTCAACGTATCGGTAACACAGACACAGTCGGGGCCTTATTTTCAGTTCCCTTTGGCGATTGATGTTTATGAAAATGGAATCCCAAAACGTTATAATGTATGGGCAGATGCGAAAGCTAGTCAAAGTTTTACATTCAATTTTTCGCAACAACCTAACTTAGTCAATGTCAATGCGGATCAAGTTTTATTGACTGAGATTTCCGACACCAAAACTGCTGACCAATATTTTGTTCAATACACCAAGGCGAAAGAATTTAAAAGTCGTTATTTGGCAGTAGAATTTGCGAAAGAAAATATCGATAAAAATCCTTCAGTTTTAAAAATTCTTGCTGCAGCTTTGAAAGATTCTTCCCACAGAATTCGCATTTTAGCTTTAGGCGCTTTGGATTTATCAAAACCTGAACAAGCTAAACTACTTATAAAAGATGTTGAAAATATTGCTCAAAACGATCCAAAAACATTAGCACAAGCCGCGGCAATTTCGGCACTTTCTAAAACAAAAGATAAAAAATATCTAAATATCTATGAGAAAGCAAGCGCAGCTATTTCTAATGCTGTTAAAGGAAATGCAATTGCAGCCTTGGCCGATATAGATTCTCAAAAAGTGATTCCTTTGATGGAAAACATTGACTTATCTAATGCTTCCGAAGATTTGACTAGCAAATTACTTCCTATCATTGTTAAAAACAAAATCGCCTCACAAATGGCAAGCATTGGATCACAAGCGGCTTTTTATCCGTTTATAAAATTTCAGGATCCCGAATTGGGCGCAGTTGCAGAAGAAGCTTACAACTGGATTATGACCAGCGATGATACAAAAGCAACAAAAGCGGTTACTAAAATTCTATCGCAAGCGAAAAGCGAAATATCTAGCAATCCGCAAGCCAAAATGATGTTGACGCAAATCCTAAAAGATGGATTAAATAAAAAAATGCAACTTCTTAAAGATAATCCAAAAAGCCAGTCGCTTCACGAGCAAATTGATGCGCTTAATAAAACAATTGAGGATTACAGCCATTAG
- a CDS encoding LytR/AlgR family response regulator transcription factor, with protein MNAIIIDDEERARLNLRLLVQEFCPEIEILDECKNIPEAVKSIHKHQPNVVFLDIEMPGHSGLELLDFFSEKDVTFSIIFTTAYNNYAIKAFKLSAVDYLLKPINPLELQNAVELVKKKNNQIEHLTALKRNLEQQDTLLGIPVSGKILFINSNDILYLKADGSYTQIVKKDNSTLLVSRNLKSFEENLEFDKKFMRIHKSYIVNTKFINAIIKSNGGSVELMNGEEIPISNDKQSELMAFFKVLKR; from the coding sequence ATGAATGCAATAATAATAGATGATGAAGAAAGAGCTAGACTCAATTTGAGGTTGCTAGTTCAGGAGTTTTGTCCAGAAATTGAAATCTTGGACGAGTGTAAAAATATTCCCGAAGCGGTTAAAAGTATTCATAAACATCAACCGAATGTTGTTTTTTTGGATATAGAAATGCCAGGACATAGCGGACTAGAATTGCTTGATTTTTTCAGTGAAAAAGACGTCACATTTTCCATTATTTTTACAACTGCTTATAACAATTATGCGATAAAAGCGTTTAAACTTTCTGCGGTTGATTATTTGTTAAAGCCTATTAATCCTTTAGAATTGCAAAATGCGGTTGAGTTGGTTAAGAAAAAAAACAACCAAATAGAGCATCTCACCGCGCTGAAGCGTAATCTCGAGCAGCAAGATACACTTTTGGGAATTCCTGTTTCGGGAAAAATTTTGTTTATCAACTCCAATGATATTTTATATTTAAAAGCCGATGGCTCTTATACGCAGATTGTTAAAAAGGACAATTCGACATTGCTGGTTTCTAGGAATTTAAAATCTTTTGAGGAAAATTTAGAATTTGACAAAAAATTTATGCGCATTCATAAATCTTATATCGTGAATACCAAATTTATAAATGCTATAATAAAATCCAATGGCGGATCTGTAGAACTAATGAATGGTGAAGAAATCCCTATTTCCAACGATAAACAATCCGAGCTTATGGCATTTTTTAAAGTGTTAAAACGTTGA
- a CDS encoding LamG-like jellyroll fold domain-containing protein yields MSYQFGANGHITVYRNGKQMFHQNISHELINNTNPFEFFGFTAPGSTYKSSLSANLDEVRVYDIPFNAAEVKDLYTSYFAITKGSKIAKYDFNNSDFNDYFSNYPSIIVHPSVINYKTYTHYGVDNIGLELHKGNNAASTTYAVTGIKTNDLGDKFSVAFAYNRTSSLQANTSQTFTPIVSIPTETGDIAVGFVKASQKVAIRINGTEYPQDFSSYLPQYNHFAMTVDNEAKTIKLYFNASLIKTIDLASPISIKPSTSLFVGTDGKATPEYMFGQIDDLIIVNKLYTQEEVSKTQWQWYRNIHSYTDDSGTLATNNIKNKQNSIKTYPNPTTDIVKLSGKADVQVFDTSGRLIGSYKNADNVDLSAQKQGIYFLKLNNANGIQSTKVIKR; encoded by the coding sequence ATTTCTTACCAATTCGGGGCTAATGGTCACATCACGGTTTACAGAAATGGAAAGCAGATGTTTCACCAAAATATTTCACATGAGTTGATCAACAACACCAACCCATTCGAGTTTTTTGGTTTTACAGCGCCTGGATCTACTTACAAATCCTCTTTATCAGCTAATTTGGATGAAGTTCGTGTATATGATATACCTTTTAATGCCGCAGAAGTGAAAGACCTTTATACCTCATATTTTGCCATTACAAAAGGAAGTAAAATTGCAAAGTATGATTTTAATAATTCTGATTTTAATGACTATTTCTCCAATTATCCTTCAATAATTGTGCATCCTTCAGTTATCAATTATAAAACCTACACCCATTATGGAGTTGATAACATTGGCCTAGAACTACATAAAGGTAATAACGCAGCAAGTACAACCTATGCTGTTACAGGTATTAAAACAAACGATTTGGGAGATAAATTCAGTGTGGCTTTTGCATATAACAGAACATCCAGCCTACAGGCTAATACTTCACAAACCTTTACACCTATAGTTAGCATACCAACAGAAACGGGAGACATAGCAGTAGGCTTCGTTAAAGCTAGTCAAAAAGTTGCTATTAGAATAAATGGTACAGAATATCCGCAAGATTTCAGCTCATACCTTCCGCAATACAATCATTTTGCAATGACTGTAGATAATGAAGCCAAAACGATAAAATTATACTTTAATGCATCGCTAATAAAAACGATTGACCTTGCTTCTCCTATTTCTATTAAACCATCTACAAGTCTCTTTGTTGGTACGGATGGAAAAGCAACTCCTGAATATATGTTTGGACAAATTGATGATTTAATCATCGTGAACAAGTTGTATACCCAAGAAGAGGTAAGTAAAACCCAATGGCAATGGTATAGAAACATCCATTCTTACACCGATGATTCTGGAACATTAGCGACTAATAACATAAAAAACAAGCAAAATTCTATAAAAACCTATCCTAACCCAACGACAGACATTGTAAAACTATCAGGAAAAGCAGATGTACAAGTTTTTGATACTTCAGGAAGATTAATAGGTTCTTACAAAAATGCGGATAATGTAGATTTATCAGCTCAAAAGCAAGGCATTTATTTTCTAAAATTAAATAATGCTAACGGCATACAATCAACGAAAGTCATTAAAAGATAA
- a CDS encoding histidine kinase, with amino-acid sequence MKFLLGFLLIVQFHFAQTTPYSFNLDRISGLPSQVIYDVFQDKKSFIWFGTEKGICRYDGLQIKHILPKDFAIKAVSHISQDLKGRIWFQDFSGRIYYIQGTEINLFKPFQANGFLKYGIIGNQLFIAGKDEVKVFNLLDLRLTNSIKVDMTGVKHSISDGEKFYLIGSKIQSLDINGKLNLEVIPDDYLTKISAPLPVIKNGNLYIFSKFGEYYLGLHPKPIYHKLPFKNIFTQNVIAYNDSFWLASTKGIYRIDVDAKSYQHFFPDSNISSIVKTTTGNYWITSQNKGAYFVKNFDSNLIATASTPLSFEKTNNQLYFSTNRDEIFSLNNNQVQPIFRGISDHAINAFKIDSINQKLLISSSKFIIKSQESQLEHVFAVKAMTQLDKKYFAISASGWNGIIYTDPNLKSEYDKNFAKFPNYSSNGIHFITLIDSENGKSNIFNPQDQSIFFLTNHGIKYFKDGEIKQINSSSKFNFTQLVTAQSTCFLLSENEILYRISPSLQIEKLNFGKKHSNENIKNIRTVDNQLYFTKEGILYRYNFEKNTLTSIINLPPSTDFFDITSLGNRLFLATNKGIIDISKNTKKTSEFLVLDINDVKVNGISNSKLEQLKSDENNIEIFFDIISSMPVSTYKIKYKIDQNPWEILSNSERSLRFSSLSYGKHQIILRIEYEENVVDKNFYLKIDTPFWMTWWAITLGIILLLALVYLYFQNKIRLLNKKNEEALAKSNLEKLVNESKLKSLKSQMNPHFYFNALNTLQSYILSNEKSQAVFYLSKFSRLTRNILDMSDNESQSLSDEISMLKDYIDLEKIRFGDDFNYQIHADQSLLSEEVQLPSLITQPFVENAIQHGLMHKSGIKSLKIDFRDADDYFEIQIADNGIGRKRSNELNMIRQNNHKSFATQAINERITILNQQLKKNISLRYTDHENPTGTTVSIVVPKHLF; translated from the coding sequence TTGAAATTCCTCTTAGGCTTTTTGTTAATTGTGCAATTTCATTTTGCGCAGACTACACCCTATTCATTCAACTTGGATCGAATATCGGGATTGCCTTCACAGGTTATTTACGATGTTTTCCAGGATAAAAAATCTTTCATTTGGTTCGGAACCGAAAAAGGCATTTGTCGTTATGACGGCTTACAAATCAAGCATATATTGCCTAAAGATTTTGCAATAAAGGCAGTTTCTCATATTTCACAAGATCTAAAAGGAAGAATCTGGTTTCAAGATTTTAGTGGTAGAATATATTACATTCAGGGTACAGAAATCAATCTATTTAAACCTTTCCAAGCCAATGGTTTTTTGAAATACGGGATTATTGGCAATCAATTATTTATCGCAGGAAAAGATGAAGTTAAGGTTTTTAATCTATTAGATTTAAGATTAACTAACAGCATCAAAGTCGATATGACAGGCGTAAAACATAGTATCTCTGATGGCGAAAAATTTTATCTCATTGGTAGCAAAATTCAATCTTTAGACATCAACGGGAAACTTAATTTAGAAGTAATACCCGACGACTATCTTACCAAAATATCCGCACCTTTACCCGTCATTAAAAACGGAAACCTTTATATTTTTTCAAAGTTTGGAGAATATTATTTGGGGTTACATCCAAAACCAATTTATCACAAACTTCCCTTCAAAAATATATTCACACAAAATGTAATTGCCTACAACGATTCGTTTTGGTTGGCTTCTACCAAAGGTATTTATCGCATTGATGTTGATGCTAAATCCTATCAACATTTCTTTCCCGACTCCAATATTTCGAGTATCGTAAAAACAACGACAGGAAATTATTGGATAACCAGCCAGAATAAAGGCGCCTATTTTGTTAAAAACTTTGACTCCAATCTTATCGCCACCGCGTCAACACCTTTAAGTTTTGAAAAAACGAATAATCAACTCTATTTCAGTACCAACCGAGATGAAATCTTCAGTTTGAATAATAACCAAGTGCAGCCAATCTTCAGAGGCATTTCGGATCATGCAATTAACGCTTTTAAAATAGATTCTATTAATCAGAAGTTGCTCATCAGTTCGTCCAAATTTATTATTAAATCCCAAGAATCTCAATTGGAACATGTCTTTGCCGTAAAAGCGATGACCCAGCTGGACAAAAAATATTTTGCCATAAGTGCGAGTGGCTGGAATGGCATTATCTATACCGATCCCAATTTGAAAAGCGAGTATGATAAAAACTTCGCCAAGTTTCCAAACTATTCATCCAACGGCATCCATTTTATCACCTTAATAGATAGCGAAAATGGAAAATCCAACATTTTTAATCCTCAAGATCAAAGCATTTTTTTCCTGACAAATCATGGGATAAAATACTTTAAAGATGGAGAAATTAAGCAGATTAATTCATCTTCTAAATTTAATTTCACACAGCTTGTCACAGCGCAGTCAACCTGTTTTTTACTTTCTGAAAACGAAATTCTTTACCGCATTTCTCCAAGTTTACAAATTGAAAAACTGAATTTTGGAAAAAAACACAGCAACGAGAATATTAAAAACATCCGCACCGTAGATAACCAATTGTACTTTACAAAAGAAGGAATTTTGTACCGCTATAATTTTGAAAAAAACACCTTAACTTCCATAATAAACTTGCCACCTTCCACCGATTTTTTCGACATTACAAGTCTTGGAAACCGTCTATTTTTAGCCACCAACAAAGGCATTATTGATATTTCTAAAAATACGAAAAAGACTTCAGAATTTTTGGTTTTGGACATTAACGATGTCAAAGTAAATGGCATTTCTAACTCGAAATTGGAACAACTAAAATCCGATGAAAATAACATCGAAATTTTCTTTGATATCATTTCTTCAATGCCGGTTAGCACCTACAAAATAAAATACAAAATCGATCAAAATCCTTGGGAAATCCTTAGTAATTCGGAACGGAGCTTACGTTTTTCATCACTTTCTTACGGAAAGCACCAGATTATTCTGCGCATAGAATATGAAGAAAATGTAGTGGACAAAAATTTTTATTTGAAAATTGACACACCATTTTGGATGACTTGGTGGGCGATTACGTTGGGAATTATCCTTCTTTTGGCGCTCGTTTATCTATATTTTCAAAATAAAATACGACTTCTAAATAAAAAAAATGAAGAAGCCTTAGCCAAATCAAATCTCGAAAAACTCGTTAATGAATCCAAGTTAAAATCGTTGAAATCGCAGATGAATCCTCATTTTTATTTCAATGCGCTTAACACTTTGCAATCGTATATTTTGTCCAATGAAAAAAGTCAAGCGGTATTTTATTTGTCAAAATTTTCTCGTTTGACGCGCAATATTTTGGATATGAGCGATAACGAAAGTCAATCCTTATCCGATGAAATCAGCATGTTGAAAGATTATATCGATCTTGAAAAAATTAGATTTGGTGACGATTTTAATTACCAAATTCATGCGGATCAATCGCTGCTTTCGGAAGAGGTGCAACTTCCGAGTCTTATCACACAGCCTTTTGTAGAAAATGCGATACAACATGGATTAATGCACAAAAGTGGAATCAAATCTTTAAAGATAGACTTCCGAGATGCCGATGATTATTTTGAAATCCAAATTGCAGACAATGGCATCGGAAGAAAACGCAGCAACGAACTCAATATGATAAGACAGAATAATCACAAATCTTTTGCTACACAAGCCATTAACGAGCGTATTACCATACTCAATCAGCAATTGAAAAAAAATATTAGTCTCCGATATACAGATCATGAAAACCCAACCGGAACAACGGTAAGCATTGTAGTTCCCAAACACTTATTTTAA